Proteins encoded within one genomic window of Couchioplanes caeruleus:
- a CDS encoding cysteine desulfurase family protein — protein MEYTAEQAGRPAYLDAASAAPMHPVARQALLASLEDGWADPDRLYAAGRRAQQLRDAATATAAECLGVRPDELTFLPSGTAAVHAAVLGGLAGRARAGQTLVHSAIEHSSVLHAAARHGTAAEVGVARSGRLDLDAWHAAVTRPGVALASLISASHEVGTLQPVAAAAESCAQAGVPLHVDAAQSIGRVPVPPGWSLLTASARKWGGPSGVGVLVVRKGTRWLSPYPGDDLHRPHPPGALDLPAVVAAAASLRAVLAEAQTEGVRLGALVDRIRGCVAATVPDVEIVGDPVERLPHLVTFSCLYVDGEALLHALDRHGFAVSSGSSCTASTLRPSHVLEAMGVLSHGNVRVSLHRGTTEADVDRFLAVLPGVVAGIREEAGM, from the coding sequence GTGGAATACACGGCGGAACAAGCCGGTCGCCCCGCGTACCTGGACGCGGCCAGCGCGGCCCCGATGCATCCCGTGGCCCGGCAGGCGCTGCTCGCGTCCCTGGAGGACGGCTGGGCGGACCCGGACCGGCTCTATGCCGCGGGCCGGCGGGCGCAACAGCTCAGGGACGCGGCGACGGCCACCGCGGCCGAGTGTCTGGGCGTACGCCCGGACGAACTGACCTTCCTCCCCTCGGGCACCGCCGCCGTGCACGCCGCCGTCCTCGGTGGCCTCGCGGGACGCGCCCGAGCTGGGCAGACGCTGGTTCACTCGGCCATCGAGCATTCCTCGGTGCTGCACGCGGCGGCACGACACGGCACGGCCGCCGAGGTCGGCGTGGCGCGGTCGGGGCGCCTCGACCTGGACGCCTGGCACGCCGCCGTGACCCGCCCCGGCGTGGCCCTGGCGAGCCTGATCAGCGCCAGCCACGAGGTCGGCACGCTGCAACCCGTCGCCGCGGCGGCGGAGTCCTGCGCGCAGGCCGGGGTGCCGCTGCACGTGGACGCCGCCCAGTCGATCGGGCGCGTGCCGGTGCCGCCGGGCTGGTCCCTGCTCACCGCGAGCGCCCGCAAGTGGGGCGGGCCGAGCGGGGTGGGCGTCCTCGTGGTCCGCAAGGGCACGCGCTGGCTGTCCCCGTACCCCGGTGATGATCTTCACAGGCCGCACCCGCCCGGCGCGCTCGACCTGCCCGCGGTCGTCGCGGCGGCGGCGAGCCTGCGGGCCGTGCTCGCCGAGGCCCAGACCGAGGGGGTACGCCTCGGCGCCCTGGTCGACCGCATCCGGGGATGCGTCGCGGCGACCGTGCCCGACGTCGAGATCGTGGGCGACCCGGTGGAGCGCCTGCCCCACCTCGTCACCTTCTCCTGCCTGTACGTCGACGGCGAGGCGCTGCTGCACGCCCTGGACAGGCACGGCTTCGCGGTGTCGTCGGGCTCGTCCTGCACGGCGTCGACGCTGCGGCCCAGCCACGTGCTGGAGGCGATGGGCGTGCTCAGCCACGGCAACGTGCGCGTGTCGCTGCACCGCGGCACGACCGA